The following coding sequences are from one Panicum hallii strain FIL2 chromosome 5, PHallii_v3.1, whole genome shotgun sequence window:
- the LOC112892030 gene encoding 60S ribosomal protein L18a-like encodes MVAFRFHQYQVVGRALPTPGDEHPKIYRMKLWATNEVRAKSKFWYFLRKLKKVKKSNGQILAINEISERNPTTIKNYGIWLRYQSRTGYHNMYKEYRDTTLNGAVEQMYNEMASRHRVRAPCIQIIKTATVHFKLCKRDNTKQFHNSKIKFPLVSRKIRPPTRKLKTTFKASRPNLFM; translated from the exons ATGGTGGCCTTCAGG TTCCATCAGTACCAGGTGGTGGGGCGCGCGCTGCCGACGCCCGGCGATGAGCACCCCAAGATCTACCGCATGAAGCTCTGGGCCACCAACGAGGTCCGCGCCAAGAGCAAGTTCTG GTACTTCCTGAGGAAGCTCAAGAAGGTTAAGAAGAGCAACGGCCAGATCCTCGCCATCAACGAG ATCTCCGAGCGTAACCCAACTACGATCAAGAACTATGGCATCTGGCTCCGCTACCAGAGCAGAACCGGCTACCACAACATGTACAAGGAGTACCGCGACACCACCCTGAATGGTGCAGTGGAGCAGATGTACAATGAGATGGCTTCACGCCACCGCGTGAGGGCCCCCTGCATCCAGATCATCAAGACCGCGACAGTCCACTTCAAGCTGTGCAAGAGGGACAACACCAAGCAGTTCCACAACTCTAAGATCAAGTTCCCCCTTGTGTCCCGCAAGATCAGGCCCCCAACCAGGAAGCTGAAGACCACGTTCAAGGCGTCAAGGCCGAACCTGTTCATGTGA
- the LOC112892029 gene encoding 60S ribosomal protein L18a-like protein has translation MGGEMPDADGKSRGADSSSASYGYPPSAPPQPQHQYGTFGPPSGGSGAFPQPAIGVPQPAPPPGMQHYPQLPPASYAVYPPPPQQPYSAAAPYYAQGYQAVQGYIPVVEGRPVRMRHLPCCGLGMGWFLFIIGFFLAAIPWYVGAFVLICVRVHDYREKPGYVACTIAASLAAIAVLLGATKGADVW, from the exons ATGGGCGGCGAGATGCCGGACGCCGACGGGAAGTCCCGCGGGGCGgactcctcctccgcctcctacGGGTACCCGCCGtcagcgccgccgcagccgcagcaCCAGTACGGCACCTTCGGGCCCCCGTCGGGCGGCTCCGGGGCGTTTCCGCAGCCGGCGATCGGGGTCCCccagccggcgccgccgcccgggatGCAGCACTACCCGCAGCTGCCGCCTGCGTCGTACGCGGTCTACCCGCCTCCGCCACAGCAGCCTTACTCGGCGGCCGCACCGTACTACGCCCAGGGTTACCAGGCCGTGCAAG GTTATATTCCTGTTGTTGAAGGAAGGCCTGTGAGAATGCGGCACCTTCCATGTTGTGGCCTTGGCATGGGTTGGTTTCT GTTTATAATTGGATTCTTCCTTGCTGCCATCCCGTGGTATGTTGGAGCTTTTGTTCTGATCTGTGTCAGAGTACATGATTACCGGGAGAAACCAGGATACGTTGCTTGCACTATTGCT GCATCACTTGCTGCAATTGCTGTGCTGCTTGGTGCCACGAAAGGAGCTGATGTGTGGTGA
- the LOC112892028 gene encoding protein VACUOLELESS1, with product MSSSVSVAAEWDLLSDRFYRRLTLYSPLPWSAPATTSTSSSSGVGSAVIGRLDLSTHIVAAAPFGGPIAAVRDDSKIVQLHSEPSRRRLLLFSSSGHPIASAPWPPMLPRLHSLSFSSSLSLIALLSDGSLLRFRLPDLQPSPSSSPVPLLPPASGGVADAVFWGGGVAILTEDNRVVVATDIEAADPHPRDLADPGVGDEEHVLCMAVVEPQFVMSGSPEVLLAVGDRVIAVDEDGVQVLGEELEIGPVQKMAVSPNGKLLAAFAHDGRLLVIPTDFSRIIFEYECDSALPPEQIAWCGLDSVLLYWPEVLLMVGPNGDPVQYNYDEPIKLIPECDGVRILSNSSMEFLHRVPDCTTLIFGIGSMSPAALLYDARDHYDRQSAKAYDNYQLISSSLPEAIEACIDAAGHEFDVSRQRTLLRAATYGLAFCSRFPHERFQEMCKMLRVLNAVRDPEIGMPLTIQQYKLLTAPVLIGRLINANQHLLALRISEYLNLNPEVVIMHWACEKITASATLPDTVLLEGLLDKLRLCKGISYAAVAAHADNCGRRRLAAMLVDHESQSSKQIPMLLSIDEQDKALSKAIESGDTDLVYLVLFHIWQNVAVEKKAPLDFFGVINARPVARDLFMAYARHSKHEDLKDFFLSTGRLQDAAFLLLKESRELEKNPMASKGSPLHGPQVRLIEQAHRLFAETKEHVFESKASEEHAKLLRSQHELEVSTKQAIFVGSSVSDTIKTCIAMGNERAALKVKSEFKVPDKRWYWLKTCALATVGNWDALEKFSREKRPPGGYKPFVEACIDAGQKTEALKYIPKLTDPRERSEAYARMGMAKEAADAASQAKDSDELFGRLKITLAQNSAAASIFDTLRDRLSFQGAY from the exons ATGTCCTCCTCCGTATCCGTCGCGGCGGAGTGGGACCTCCTCTCCGACCGCTTCTACCGTCGGCTCACGCTCTACTCCCCTCTCCCCTGGTCCGCCCCGGCaaccacctccacctcctcctcctccggcgtcGGCAGTGCCGTGATCGGCCGCCTCGACCTCTCTACCCACATCGTCGCCGCGGCGCCCTTCGGCGGTCCGATCGCCGCCGTCCGCGACGACTCTAAGATCGTGCAGCTCCACTCCGAGCcctcccggcgccgcctcctcctcttctcctccTCGGGCCACCCCATCGCCTCCGCCCCCTGGCCGCCCATGCTCCCCCGCCTCCACTCGCTCTCCTTCTCCAGCTCCCTCAGCCTCATCGCCCTCCTCTCGGATGGCTCTCTCCTCCGCTTCCGCCTCCCCGATCTGCAGCCCAGCCCTAGCTCCAGCCCCGTGCCCCTACTCCCGCCGGCCTCTGGCGGCGTCGCCGACGCTGTATTCTGGGGCGGCGGTGTAGCCATCCTCACAGAGGACAACCGCGTTGTGGTGGCCACGGACATCGAAGCTGCTGACCCTCACCCCCGTGACCTCGCCGACCCAGGCGTTGGTGATGAGGAGCATGTTCTATGCATGGCAGTGGTGGAGCCGCAGTTTGTCATGTCAGGGAGCCCAGAGGTGCTGCTTGCGGTTGGTGACCGGGTGATCGCGGTAGATGAGGATGGCGTGCAGGTGCTCGGGGAGGAGCTTGAAATTGGACCCGTGCAGAAGATGGCAGTGTCACCCAACGGGAAGCTTCTTGCAGCATTTGCACATGATGGGCGCCTGCTCGTAATCCCCACTGATTTCTCCAGGATCATATTCGAGTATGAGTGCGAT TCAGCATTGCCACCGGAACAAATAGCTTGGTGTGGACTGGACAGTGTACTCCTCTACTGGCCTGAAGTGCTTTTGATGGTCGGTCCGAATGGAGACCCTGTGCAATACAATTATGATGAACCCATAAAACTCATTCCTGAGTGCGATGGTGTAAGAATCCTATCAAACTCAAGTATGGAATTTCTACATCGAGTCCCGGACTGTACTACATTAATTTTCGGCATTGGAAGCATGTCCCCAGCAGCATTATTGTATGATGCTCGAGATCACTATGACAGGCAAAGTGCTAAG GCTTATGACAACTATCAGCTAATATCATCTTCATTGCCTGAGGCAATTGAGGCTTGCATTGATGCTGCTGGCCACGAGTTTGATGTTTCACGCCAACGCACATTGCTAAGAGCTGCTACTTATGGCCTAGCTTTCTGCAG TCGATTTCCACATGAACGCTTTCAAGAAATGTGCAAAATGTTGCGAGTTCTAAATGCCGTTCGTGATCCTGAGATTGGGATGCCACTGACCATTCAGCAGTACAAG TTGCTTACTGCACCAGTGCTCATTGGGCGTCTCATTAATGCTAATCAGCACCTTTTGGCACTTCGCATTTCTGAGTACCTTAATCTGAACCCG GAGGTTGTGATAATGCATTGGGCATGTGAGAAGATTACAGCATCAGCAACTCTTCCAGATACAGTCCTTCTTGAGGGTTTACTTGATAAG CTCAGGTTATGTAAAGGGATATCATATGCTGCAGTGGCAGCTCATGCAGATAACTGTGGCCGGCGAAGGTTGGCTGCAATGCTTGTTGATCATGAATCACAATCCTCAAAGCAG ATTCCCATGTTACTAAGCATTGATGAGCAAGACAAGGCATTATCAAAGGCAATCGAAAGCGGTGATACTGATCTTGTGTACCTTGTGCTATTCCATATCTGGCAGAATGTAGCTGTAGAGAAG AAAGCTCCTTTGGATTTTTTCGGTGTAATTAATGCGAGGCCTGTGGCTAGAGATTTGTTTATGGCATATGCAAG ACATTCTAAGCATGAAGATTTGAAGGACTTCTTTTTATCGACTGGGAGACTTCAA GATGCCGCCTTTCTTTTGTTGAAGGAATCGAGGGAATTGGAGAAGAATCCCATGGCAAGCAAGGGATCTCCTCTCCATGGTCCGCAAGTGAGGCTCATTGAGCAGGCCCATAGACTTTTTGCTGAGACCAAGGAACATGTTTTTGAATCCAAAGCTTCTGAAGAGCATGCCAAATTGCTAAG ATCACAGCATGAACTTGAAGTTTCCACAAAGCAGGCGATATTTGTGGGTTCTAGTGTTAGTGATACAATAAAAACCTGTATTGCAATGGGAAATGAGCGAGCTGCCCTCAAAGTGAAGTCAGAATTCAAG GTTCCTGATAAGAGGTGGTACTGGCTTAAAACATGTGCTTTAGCTACTGTTGGAAACTGGGATGCTTTGGAAAAGTTTTCAAGAGAGAAAAGACCACCAGGAG GCTATAAACCTTTCGTGGAAGCATGCATTGACGCTGGTCAAAAAACTGAAGCTCTCAAATATATTCCAAAGCTAACAGATCCTCGTGAAAGATCTGAG GCGTATGCACGGATGGGCATGGCAAAGGAAGCTGCAGATGCAGCCTCGCAAGCTAAAGATAGTGACGAGCTCTTTGGCCGCCTGAAGATTACACTTGCACAGAACAGTGCTGCCGCCTCCATTTTCGATACATTGCGGGATCGGCTTTCCTTTCAAGGAGCATATTGA